From Thalassovita sp.:
GCCGTTGCACGCACCGGCACCCTGCGGGGTGGCGCCGACAGCATTCAGGCCAACCACACCACGCTGACCCGGCGCCTGACCTTGATGGAGGAAGGGATCGGCAGTCGGCTGTTTGACCGTTCGAAACAGGGGCTGGTGCTGACACAACTGGGTGAGGATCTGCTGCCCCACGCAGAACGCGTGGAGGAGGAGATGACCGCCGCAGCGCGCGTCATCGTCGGCCGCGATGCCGCCCCTACGGGCACGGTCTATGTCACCCTGCCGCACGGTCTGGCGATGACATCGATCATGGATGACCTCAGCGCCTTTGCCGAAGAATACCCTGACATCACGCTGAACCTGACCTTCACCAATGACGTGGCGGATCTGACCCGTCGGGAGGCCGATGTCTCCCTCAGGGTGGCCTTTGAGGTCAGCGATGATGTTGTCGGCCGCCGTCTGGTGCAGATGTCACAGGCCGCCTATTGCACGCCGGATTATGCAAAACGGGTGCAGGATAACGCGGGCGAAGGGCTGACGCTGATTGGCTGGCATGAGCCCGAGGGCGCGCAGACCGCGAAATGGGTGCAGGACAGCTATTATCCCAAGGCGCTGTTGAAACATCGGGTATCAGAATTGGTGCCGTTGATTACCCTGGCAGCCTCGGGTCTGGGCATGGCCTATCTGGCCTGCAATCTGGGCGATCGCCATCCCGGTCTAGTGCGCGCACCGTTTCAAAAGCCCCTCGCCTACCGCAATCTGTGGCTGCTGCTGCACCGTGATCTGCGCAACACGGCGCGGGTCAGGCTGTTTGTGGATTTTCTGGCCGAAAGGATCCGCAGCCGCCGCAATGAGTTCTGGGTGGCCGGTACGGTGGAGAAGGTTGAGCGCTAGCTGCCCGCGACGCAGTCATAGACGCGTACTTCGCGTTCCAGAAACAGCGGTTTTGACGGATCAAACCGGCGCAGCTCGGCACAATCGCGATCAAGCGCCTGCAAAAACTGACGGCGAATTTCCGGGTCAACATGGTGGGCGTAATTTGCAAAATCCTCGACCACAAACAGGCTGAAGCCCTGATCAAGCCAATAGGTGCGTTGCCATTCCTCAGCCTGCAACGGCCAGGTATGGGCCTTAACGCTGTAGCCTTCCTGGCCTTCGTCCACCGATTCCAGCCCGAACATCACCACCGGCATATGCACGTAGAACAGTGCGCCCTCGGCTGAGGTGTGGATGATGCGATCCTCGGCCACTGCAGGCGCGTCGATCTTATATTTTCTCGCCAGCCGCTCAATCCGCTGCAACTCCACCGCCTGGGCTTCTTTCTGCTGCGGGATCCGGTGGGCCACAGCTGTCAGGATGCGGCGGTCTGCGTGGTGTTCAGCCAGATAGTGATCCAGCGCCACCTGAACCGGCATCGCGGTCGCCTGCGTCAGCACTATCACGCTGCCCCAAATGCTCAGCCCCAGCCCTGCGGCCAGCCAGGATGCGGCCAGATATTGCGACAGGCGCGGGCCGCTTTCGACATAGGCCGCCAAAGCCACGGCGCCGACAAACAGGTAGCCTGCAAAATTGGCGATCCACAGGTGTTCGGGCTGACGGCTGCCGGTGATCCAAGCGGTCGCCAGCGTGCCGATGGTGAGGGCCAGCCAGATCACCATTAGGCTGCCCTTCTGCGACAGGCGCGGCGCGGTGAGGATCAGGATCGGGCACAGGATCGCGGCCGAGGCCATCGCCGCCGTCATGCCAAAGGCGGTGTCAAAGCTGCGGGCGATCAGCGTTGTAATCCCTGCCCAATGGCCTGAGGTGCCACCCTGCACCGACATCACCGATTGAATGCGTTGATATTCTAGGAAGTTCTGGAAATCCAACAGCACGCCGATGTTGAAGATGGGCCATAACCCCACCGTCAGAAGGAACACCCGGGCAAAGGATTTCAGCGCCGTACCTGTTCCTTCCTGCTGCGCCAGCAGCAGCAGCCAGCCCAGCCCCATCGGCAACAGGACAAATATCGCGGAATGCTTGAAGCTCAGCGCCAGGGTAACCGAGAGGCCAAGGATCAGATCCCAGCGGCCGTGGCGCGGATCGTCCATGCGCATCAGCATCGCCCAGATGCAGGCCATCATCGCTGTGGCAAGGCCCGCGTCCCCTTTTGAGATATGCGACATGAACACCGCCAGCGGGAAAAACGCCCCCAACAACCCGATCGCTATGGCACTGCGCTGGGTCAGGCGCAGCTGCCGCGCCG
This genomic window contains:
- a CDS encoding phospholipid carrier-dependent glycosyltransferase — protein: MKRFGKTEALTCLALFLLALGLRLTGLDYGYFHGDERVNDAAKVLTGQLIPGQHFYPPFINYLNAVALVVLFAVGLVAGWWDSAGAFRDQYFADPTAFYMATRAMTALWGAGLAVLFFLAARQLRLTQRSAIAIGLLGAFFPLAVFMSHISKGDAGLATAMMACIWAMLMRMDDPRHGRWDLILGLSVTLALSFKHSAIFVLLPMGLGWLLLLAQQEGTGTALKSFARVFLLTVGLWPIFNIGVLLDFQNFLEYQRIQSVMSVQGGTSGHWAGITTLIARSFDTAFGMTAAMASAAILCPILILTAPRLSQKGSLMVIWLALTIGTLATAWITGSRQPEHLWIANFAGYLFVGAVALAAYVESGPRLSQYLAASWLAAGLGLSIWGSVIVLTQATAMPVQVALDHYLAEHHADRRILTAVAHRIPQQKEAQAVELQRIERLARKYKIDAPAVAEDRIIHTSAEGALFYVHMPVVMFGLESVDEGQEGYSVKAHTWPLQAEEWQRTYWLDQGFSLFVVEDFANYAHHVDPEIRRQFLQALDRDCAELRRFDPSKPLFLEREVRVYDCVAGS
- a CDS encoding LysR family transcriptional regulator — translated: MPDQTSQALNWDDLKIFLAVARTGTLRGGADSIQANHTTLTRRLTLMEEGIGSRLFDRSKQGLVLTQLGEDLLPHAERVEEEMTAAARVIVGRDAAPTGTVYVTLPHGLAMTSIMDDLSAFAEEYPDITLNLTFTNDVADLTRREADVSLRVAFEVSDDVVGRRLVQMSQAAYCTPDYAKRVQDNAGEGLTLIGWHEPEGAQTAKWVQDSYYPKALLKHRVSELVPLITLAASGLGMAYLACNLGDRHPGLVRAPFQKPLAYRNLWLLLHRDLRNTARVRLFVDFLAERIRSRRNEFWVAGTVEKVER